Proteins from a genomic interval of Quercus robur chromosome 9, dhQueRobu3.1, whole genome shotgun sequence:
- the LOC126700098 gene encoding myrcene synthase, chloroplastic-like gives MALNLLASLPICNFPRAALPPKGPIHFKSLVTSKRDIVPGSVQCKVSNKISSSTDIVRRSANYQPPIWDYDYIQSLRSEYQGEEYTGQVNKLKEKVRMMLHKVVDPLEQLKLIDILQRLGLSYHFESEIKRILEVLYNNDHCGDTWKEENLYATALKFRLLRQHGYKVSEEFFNSFMEGGSFKRYLCDDTKGMLSLYEASFLSIEGENSLDEAREFSKKHLQEFVNHNNDQYLSTMVSHALELPLHWRILRVEARWFIDVYRSKEDMNPILLELAKLDFNMVQATHQEDLKQVTSWWRSIGLGEKLSFVRNRLTENFFWTVGCTFHPRFGYSRRISTKANLIITVIDDVYDVYGTLDELELFTDAVESWNINAMDGLPDYMKMCFLALQNLVNEMAFDTLKEQGFHIIQYFKKSWANLCRAYLLEAKWYYNGYTPSLQEYLDNAWVSVSVPTILLNTYFSTTNPITKEALDFFEECPNIIRWSSMIIRLVDDLGTSKFELERGDVPKSIQCYMNETGASEEDACEYIRCLISAIWKKINEERAETSPFSDTFIEIIFNIVRVAHCMYQYGDGHGVGNHETKDCLLSLFVQPIPLHRD, from the exons ATGGCTCTCAACCTACTTGCTTCACTCCCTATTTGCAATTTCCCAAGAGCAGCTCTCCCACCTAAAGGTCCCATCCATTTCAAATCACTTGTAACAAGCAAAAGGGACATTGTTCCTGGTTCTGTCCAGTGCAAGGTCTCCAACAAAATTTCAAGTAGTACTGATATTGTTCGACGATCGGCTAATTACCAACCTCCCATTTGGGACTACGATTACATTCAGTCACTGAGAAGTGAATACCAG GGAGAAGAGTACACAGGGCAAGTTAACAAGTTGAAGGAAAAAGTGAGGATGATGCTTCACAAAGTGGTGGATCCTTTAGAGCAATTGAAGCTAATAGATATTTTGCAAAGACTAGGATTGTCTTACCACTTTGAGagtgaaataaaaagaatcttgGAAGTTCTATACAACAATGATCATTGTGGTGATACATGGAAGGAGGAGAATTTATATGCCACAGCTCTTAAATTTCGACTGCTTAGACAACATGGATATAAGGTGTCCGAAg AATTTTTCAATAGTTTCATGGAGGGAGGGAGTTTTAAGAGATATCTTTGTGATGATACCAAGGGAATGCTATCCTTGTATGAAGCCTCATTTCTTTCTATAGAAGGTGAGAATAGCTTGGATGAAGCAAGagaattctcaaaaaaacatCTCCAAGAATTTGTCAACCATAATAATGATCAATATCTTTCTACCATGGTGAGCCATGCCTTGGAGCTTCCACTACATTGGAGGATATTAAGAGTGGAAGCGAGATGGTTCATTGATGTATATAGGAGCAAAGAAGACATGAACCCTATCTTGCTTGAGCTTGCAAAACTGGATTTCAACATGGTGCAAGCAACCCACCAGGAAGATCTCAAACAAGTGACAAG TTGGTGGAGGAGCATTGGCTTGGGAGAAAAGTTAAGCTTTGTGAGAAATAGGCTGACAGAGAATTTCTTCTGGACAGTGGGGTGTACATTTCATCCTCGGTTTGGTTATTCTCGAAGAATCTCAACAAAGGCCAATCTAATCATTACGGTAATAGATGATGTTTATGATGTGTATGGCACTTTGGATGAACTTGAGCTCTTCACAGATGCTGTTGAGAG TTGGAATATCAATGCAATGGATGGGCTCCCAGATTATATGAAGATGTGTTTCCTCGCTctacaaaatttagttaatgAAATGGCTTTTGATACACTTAAGGAACAAGGATTCCACAtcattcaatattttaaaaaatca TGGGCAAATTTATGTAGAGCTTATTTGTTGGAAGCAAAGTGGTACTATAATGGATATACCCCTAGCCTTCAAGAATACCTTGATAATGCATGGGTATCAGTGTCAGTGCCAACTATACTATTGAATACTTATTTTTCAACCACAAATCCAATAACAAAGGAAGCCTTAGATTTCTTCGAAGAATGCCCCAACATAATACGTTGGTCATCAATGATTATACGACTTGTAGATGATCTTGGAACATCTAAG TTTGAGTTAGAAAGAGGTGATGTCCCTAAATCAATTCAATGTTACATGAATGAAACTGGTGCTAGTGAAGAAGATGCCTGTGAATACATTAGGTGTTTGATTAGTGCAATATGGAAGAAGATAAACGAAGAACGAGCTGAGACTTCTCCCTTCTCCGAcacatttattgaaattatattCAACATTGTAAGGGTGGCCCATTGCATGTACCAGTATGGAGATGGACATGGTGTTGGAAATCACGAAACTAAGGATtgtttattatcattatttgttCAGCCCATTCCACTACATAGAGATTGA